CCAACCTTGTGGGTAGCAAGTAGGCAGAAACGGCCAGCGCCACCATGACCACGCCGAGCATGATGGCAGCTCCAAGACCGAATGGCATCAATTTCTGTAATCGTTGACGCAGTGTCGGAAGCCGTTCATCAGACGACGCCGGGACCTCTTTATTCCAGACGAAAGATGGCGCGTAGCCGCCTTTGGGGATGTCGATTCTGATCGGATCATTTTGTCCGGCGACCAAGTAGTAGCGCTCTAACGTGCGCCGCAGCCGACCAGCCTCTATACGGACTACGGGATCGTCCTGCTTGAACCCTTCGCGCCGCTTGAACACTTCGATGGCAATCGAATAGCCCTTGATGCGCTCGGCGCGGCCCGCAAGCGCCTCCTCCGTGACATAGGTGAGGAAGGCGGCGCTTCGGCCCACCTTCGGAAATTCGCAACTGGAAAAGATGCGCTCGAGCTGAGCTCGAATATCGTCGTGGTTCGGTGGAGCGCACGACAAGCACGGCGCAACATCGTGCTCCGCTGGCAATTGGTTCTGCACGGCCTGCTCCTCACCCGCTCTTGAGGGACGCGTATGCAAGAAAAGGATTTTATTACCCCTATGGAATGTAACCTACACTAGAAACGGATTGTCGTCCACGACGATAAGATTGCGTCGGGCGCAGTTCCTGCACGGCGAATTCAGGCCGTTGCTCTATCTGGAGTATTGCCCCGATCAGCCGCACCATATGTCCGAAGCGCGCGGCGCGATACTCGTATGTTACCGTTACATACTTGCGCTTTTACAGTGCCCGGCCACGATCGCGGTCGAAGGCAAACCCCGTGTCTATTGGCTGGATAGGGCGGGAAGTGCTGCCGAACGGGATTCGATAACTCATCGAACAATAGGAGTACGGCAAATGTTGACGAAGCGAGATCTACTTCGCTCCACCGCGGCGATCGCCGCCGGCGCCGCGATTTCAAGGCCAAGCCTGCTGATGGCGCAGAGCTACCCCGGCATCATCGAGGCCAAGAACATCGCCGAGGAAGGTTTCGTCTACGGCCTGCCGCTCGTAATGAATTATGCGGTCATGCACGAGTTCGCCGTCGACCCGAAGTCCAGCCAGTTCAAGGCGCCGTTCAACAAGATCGACAACCTCAACCACGTGGCGACCTACGAAGACACAGCAGTCGTCACGCCGAACAGCGACACGCCATACTCCATACTGTGGCTGGATCTGCGTGCCGAGCCGATGGTGATCTCCGTGCCGGCGGTGGAGAAGGAGCGCTATTGTTCGGTGCAATTGATTGACGGCAACACCTACAACTTTGGCTACATGGGTAGCCGCGCTACGGGCAACGATGCGGGCTCCTATCTCGTTGTCGGACCCGACTGGAAGGGCGAAAAGCCCACCGGCATCAAGCAGATCTTTTCCTCGACCACCCCGTTCGTGTTCGCCAACTTCCGGACCCAGCTTATCAACGTCGAAGATATGCCGAACGTGGAGAAGGTGCAGGCCGGCTACGACGTGCGGCCGCTGTCGGCCTTCCTCAAGCAACCCGCACCCCCAGCCGCCCCGACGATCGATTTCCTGCCGGCCACGACGCAGGGCATCAAGGAAAACTTCTTCGATTATCTCGATGCCGCCCTCGAGTTCGTGCCGCCCACGGAAGAGGACAAGGCCATTCGTGCCAAGCTCGCACGTATCGGTGTGGGTCCGGGTAGATCGTTTGATTTCAAGGAGCTTCCGATCGCTCACAAGCTGGAAATCGGGCTTGGGATGAAGGATGGCGATGAAAAGGTCGCAAAGTTTGCGGCCAGCGGAAACAAAACGATCAACGGTTGGAGCATCGGTTCGTTCTTTGGCGACCGCACCTTTTACAAGGGAGATTGGCTAAAGCGTGCCGCCGCTGCCAAGGCGGGTCTCTACGGAAACGATGCCGTGGAAGCCATGTATCCCTTTACCCGTACGGATGCGGCAGGCGAAACACTCGACGCCAGCAAGCACAACTACGCCATCACCTTTCCCGCCGGGCAACTCCCGCCGGTGAACTCCTTCTGGTCGGTGACAATGTACGACGGCAAGAGCCAGCTCCTGATCAAGAACCCGATCGACCGCTACCTCATCAACTCGCCGATGTTGCCGGGGATGAAGAAGAACGAGGACGGTTCGCTCACGCTCTATATCCAGAAAGACAGCCCCGGCGCGGACAAGGAGGCAAACTGGCTGCCTGCGCCCAATGACACGATCTATCTCGTGATGCGCTTGTACTGGCCGAAAACAGATGCGCCTTCCATCCTGCCGGCCGGCGAAGGCACTTGGCAGCCGCCCGGTATCAATGTGGCGCAATATTAAATCCACACCATGAATTATCTCGACCAGGCTGACGCGTGGCGTCGGATGCCGATGAGGAGAAAACAGTGATACGCACGACGAGACTGATTTGCGCCACCGCCGCGGTGGTGCTGATAGGCCTGGGCACGGCTTCGGCCGAGACGGCGCCGAAGATGAAAATGACGACGCCGATACCGGATTCGATCATCACGCCAGAGAGTTTAGACACCAGACTTGGCAAACTGAACTTTTTCGATGGTTTCCCGGACGACGCCACTTCGGAGAAGATCTACGACAATCTCGATTTCATGCGCGGCGTCGATGCTTTTCTTAACGCCATGCCCGGTGCTTCGGTCGAAGCCCTGCGGGTTGGACTGGCCGGCCAGGGCGCGGACAACAATCAGACCATCCTGATCTTCGAAAATCTCATGGACTCGCGTTCGTTGTTCCTGACCGGCAACACGGAAAGCATCTACAATCTCATGTGGCTCGACACCAAGGCCGGTCCGCTGGTCATCGAGACGCCACCCAACATCCTGGGAATGATCGACAACCACTGGTTCGAATATGTCGGCGATGTCGGCAATGCCGGTCCAGACAAGGGCAAGGGTGGAAAATACCTGCTCTTGCCCCCAGGCTACGAGGGCGAGGTTCCCGAAGGTTATTTCGTGTTGCGGACGTCGACCTACGGAAACCTGTTCTTCTGGCGCGGTTTCCTCGAAAACGGTAGCACCGCAACGGCGATCGAAAACACCAGGAAGTTCGCCAAGGTCTATTCTCTTTCGGAAGCCGGCAACCCGCCGCCGATGAAGATCATCAATACCTCGGGCAAGGAGTACAACACCATCCATGCCAATGACTTTCATTTCTACGAGGAAGTGAACGACATCGTCCAATACGAGCCGAACGAGGCCTATCACCCGGAAGTGCTGGGACAGCTCGCTGCCATCGGCATCGAAAAGGGCAAACCCTTCGCACCCGACGGGCGAATGAAGAAGATCCTCACGGAAGCCGTGGCCGTCGGCAACGCGACGGCGCGTACCATCACCTTCAAGGCACGCATGAAGGACGCCTATTACTATCCGGGCAGTGCCTGGTTCACCGGCTTCGTCGGCGGCAGCTACGAGTTTCTTCTGCAGCCCGGCGTTCGCTATCTCGATGCCCGTGTCCTGTTCCACTACTATGCGACGGGTATCACGCCGGCCATGGCGATAAAGCGCGTAGGCATCGGTTCGCAATACGCCGGTGCCACGACCGACAAGGACGGCAAGCCGTTCGATGGCAGCAAAACCTATAAGGTGCACCTGCCGCCAAACATTCCGGCAAAGGAATTCTGGTCTTTCGTCGTGTATGACAATCAGACGCGTTCGATGCTGCAGACGGACCAGCAATTCCCCAGCATCGGCAGCGATAAGAAAGACATTGTTATCAACGCGGACTCCTCGGTCGATGTCTGGTTCGGTCCGACAGCGCCGGAAGGCCATGAGGCCAACTGGGTCCAGACGGTGCCCGGCAAGGGCTGGAACGTCCTTCTTCGCCTCTACGGCCCGCTGGAGTCATGGTTCGACAAGAGCTGGAAGCCGGGCGAGATCGAACTGCTGCAGTGACGGAACCCTGCCCGTGGGCCATGTTGATGGCCTCACGGAGGCCCGCCACTTCGGACGGCTGTATGACGAACATCAGTGCGCGAAATTTTTCGAGGAACGAAAGGATACCCCGATGAAGGCCAGCACGCTCAATGGAATCCTCCTCGCAATGACGGTGGCCATAACGGCTTTTCCAGTCACCGTGGCGAGTTCAGCCGACGCAATCACGGAGGAAGAAGCCCACGTGATCGGCGTGGACGCCTATGTGTATTTCTACCCTCTGCTGTCGATGGACATCACCCGGAAGCAGCTGACCAACGCCGAAGCCAAAGAAGGTGCGATCGGGGGTCCGCCTAATCGATTTAACAACATCCTCGAGTTTCCCCCGGCGGACCTGAAGGTGGTGGTCCGTCCGAATTTCGACACCCTGTACTCGAGCGGCTGGCTCGACCTGACCAAGGAGCCGGTGGTGGTCTCGGCTCCGGATACCGGCGGACGCTATTACTTACTGCCGATGCTAGACATGTGGACGGATGTGTTTGCGTCGCCAGGCTGGCGCACAACTGGAACGGAGGCGGGCCACTTCCTGGTCGCACCGCCTGGCTGGCGGCCCGATCTGCGCGACGAGTTCGACGAGTTCAAGCTGCCGGAAGGGACCCAGAGGATCGATGCGCCGACGCCCTATGTCTGGGTCATCGGGCGGACGAAGACGGACGGACCGCCGGACTATGACGCCGTGCACAAGATCCAGGACGGCTACAAGATCACCTTGCTCTCGGAATGGGGCAAGGAACCGAAGCCGATCGAGGTGGAGATCGACCCGTCGATTGACATGAAGACGCCGCCGAAGGTCCAGGTCGATACCATGCCGGCAGACCGTTACTTCGCCTACGCTGCTGAGCTTTTGAGGCGGATCCCGCCGCACGTCACCGACGAGCCGATCTTGGCCCGGATGAAGCGGATAGGCATCGAGCCGGGAAAGAGCTTCAATCTCTCCAAGGCCGACCCAGTCGTCCAGAAGGCGCTCTCGACCGTTCCACGGGACGCCCAGGCACTCATGGCGTGGAAAGTGAAGACCGTTGCCCGGGTGGAAAATGGCTGGTCGATGAACACCGACACGATGGGTGTCTATGGCAACTATTACCTGAAACGCGCGATGGTCTCGCAACTGGGCCTTGGCGCCAACTTGCCCGAGGATGCCATCTATCCGCTCAATCTCGCCGACGAGACCGGGCAGCCGCTCGACGGCAAGAACAACTATACTATCCATTTTGACAAGAGCGAGATTCCGCCGGCGAAGGCCTTCTGGTCGATAACGCTCTACGACAACAAGGGATTCCAGGTCGCCAATTCGATCAACCGGTTCGCGGTCAGCAGTTGGATGCCGTTCCAGTACAATGCCGACGGCTCTCTCGATCTTTATTTCCAGACCGAAAGCCCCGGCAAGGACAAGGAATGGAACTGGCTGCCGGCTCCCACAGGGTCGTACAATCTGACGATGCGGCTCTACGCTCCCGCGTCGGACGCGCTGACCGGC
This Rhizobium sullae DNA region includes the following protein-coding sequences:
- a CDS encoding DUF1254 domain-containing protein, translated to MTVAITAFPVTVASSADAITEEEAHVIGVDAYVYFYPLLSMDITRKQLTNAEAKEGAIGGPPNRFNNILEFPPADLKVVVRPNFDTLYSSGWLDLTKEPVVVSAPDTGGRYYLLPMLDMWTDVFASPGWRTTGTEAGHFLVAPPGWRPDLRDEFDEFKLPEGTQRIDAPTPYVWVIGRTKTDGPPDYDAVHKIQDGYKITLLSEWGKEPKPIEVEIDPSIDMKTPPKVQVDTMPADRYFAYAAELLRRIPPHVTDEPILARMKRIGIEPGKSFNLSKADPVVQKALSTVPRDAQALMAWKVKTVARVENGWSMNTDTMGVYGNYYLKRAMVSQLGLGANLPEDAIYPLNLADETGQPLDGKNNYTIHFDKSEIPPAKAFWSITLYDNKGFQVANSINRFAVSSWMPFQYNADGSLDLYFQTESPGKDKEWNWLPAPTGSYNLTMRLYAPASDALTGKWNPPAVTKSSAVPALVAQ
- a CDS encoding DUF1254 domain-containing protein, giving the protein MLTKRDLLRSTAAIAAGAAISRPSLLMAQSYPGIIEAKNIAEEGFVYGLPLVMNYAVMHEFAVDPKSSQFKAPFNKIDNLNHVATYEDTAVVTPNSDTPYSILWLDLRAEPMVISVPAVEKERYCSVQLIDGNTYNFGYMGSRATGNDAGSYLVVGPDWKGEKPTGIKQIFSSTTPFVFANFRTQLINVEDMPNVEKVQAGYDVRPLSAFLKQPAPPAAPTIDFLPATTQGIKENFFDYLDAALEFVPPTEEDKAIRAKLARIGVGPGRSFDFKELPIAHKLEIGLGMKDGDEKVAKFAASGNKTINGWSIGSFFGDRTFYKGDWLKRAAAAKAGLYGNDAVEAMYPFTRTDAAGETLDASKHNYAITFPAGQLPPVNSFWSVTMYDGKSQLLIKNPIDRYLINSPMLPGMKKNEDGSLTLYIQKDSPGADKEANWLPAPNDTIYLVMRLYWPKTDAPSILPAGEGTWQPPGINVAQY
- a CDS encoding DUF1254 domain-containing protein; translated protein: MIRTTRLICATAAVVLIGLGTASAETAPKMKMTTPIPDSIITPESLDTRLGKLNFFDGFPDDATSEKIYDNLDFMRGVDAFLNAMPGASVEALRVGLAGQGADNNQTILIFENLMDSRSLFLTGNTESIYNLMWLDTKAGPLVIETPPNILGMIDNHWFEYVGDVGNAGPDKGKGGKYLLLPPGYEGEVPEGYFVLRTSTYGNLFFWRGFLENGSTATAIENTRKFAKVYSLSEAGNPPPMKIINTSGKEYNTIHANDFHFYEEVNDIVQYEPNEAYHPEVLGQLAAIGIEKGKPFAPDGRMKKILTEAVAVGNATARTITFKARMKDAYYYPGSAWFTGFVGGSYEFLLQPGVRYLDARVLFHYYATGITPAMAIKRVGIGSQYAGATTDKDGKPFDGSKTYKVHLPPNIPAKEFWSFVVYDNQTRSMLQTDQQFPSIGSDKKDIVINADSSVDVWFGPTAPEGHEANWVQTVPGKGWNVLLRLYGPLESWFDKSWKPGEIELLQ